GGCCGCGCGGCTGTCCAACGAGGTCGCCTACTACCAGCTCGGCGCGGGGGCGGCCAACCCGTACGGCATGCCGGTGCGCCGCATGGACGCGCACGGCGGCTGGGTGGTCACGCCCATCGACCTGGTGCGCGTCTCCGTGCACGCGGATGGGTTCTCCACCGTGCCGGATTTGCTGAGCGCGGGCACGATCACCACGATGACCACGCGCACGACGGCGCCGAACACCGCGGGCAACGCCGTCAACTACGCCAAGGGCTGGTCGGTGAACAGCATCCCCAACTGGTGGCACGGCGGCTACGTCCCGGGCACCCTGGCCCTGGTGGTGCGGACCGATGACCGCAACGGCCCCAGCCGCACCGAGGAGTTCACCTGGTCCGCCATGACCAACTCCAACAACAGCACCAACTCGGGCGTCTCCGACATCAACCTGGACAGCCTCATGTGGAGCGTCGTGAACGGCGTCAACGCCTGGCCCGCACACGACCTGTTCTAATCCGGCACGTGGGACCGGCGGGACGCGCCAGCGCCTCCGCCGGTCCCTTGCCCTCTCGTCGAATCTCGCTCAACCTTTCGGCCTGACGGCGTTGTTCCATCGGAGGCACCCGCGTTCGGGAGGCACGCGATGCGAATGCACACCAGGAAGGCCCAGGACCCGGTCCGGTCCAGTGCCCCCCGGCCCATGGCGAGGGTCGGCAAGGGGCTCGTGGGAAGGCGCTCGACCTTCACCGAGAATGACGCCGAGCACGTGGCCAGCGCTCCCTTGGGGACGTGGAGCATCGGCGACATCCCGCTCTTCCCGCCCACCGCGCCACAAACAAAGCTCGCCATCGGCGAGGCGCATGGCCCCCTGGAGCGCGAGGCGGACCGCGTCGCCGACCAGGTCCTGCGCATGCCCGAGCGTGTCGGCCCTGTCGGAACCTCCCCACTGCAGCTCAGCCGCAAATGCACCTCCTGCGAGGAGGAGGACACGATCCAGACGATGTCCGCGGGGGCCCGGCCCTCGAACTGGTCTCGTGACACGGTGAGCGACGTGCTGCGCTCGCCAGGCCAGCCGCTCGATGCGCAGACCCGGGCCTTCTTCGAGCCGCGCTTCGGGCACGACTTCTCCTCCGTGCGCCTGCACACGGATACCCGGGCTGCGCAGTCCGCCCGGAGCCTGAATGCCCATGCCTATACCGTCGGCCACGACGTGGTCTTCGGCCGGGGGCAGTTCGCGCCGGGAACCCACGAAGGACGGCGCCTGCTTGCCCATGAGCTGACGCATGTGGTGCAGCAGTCCGGCGCGAGGGGACTGCGCTCCGGCAGCCACCAGGACACGCCTCGGGTCTCCGCCGGGGGCGCCTCCAACACGCTCATGAAGAAGGGCTTCGAGAGCACGGTGCAGGTGTGTCACCGGGTCCTCGAATCGAGGAAGTTCGAGGTCACGAACGGCGGCCTCCGCATCGTGCTGCTCCCTCAGGCCGTGGACCGGGACGTCCCCAACTGCCGGGACTTCGATTACCACGTCACGTTGACCCGCTCGGTGGACTGGGGGTTCGACAAGGAGATTGGCACCTGCGAGGCCACCACGGGGGGCCCCAGGACCTTCTCCTTCGGCAACCTCTCGTCCGGAACGTATTACCTGACGGTCTGGCGCAACTTCGACCATCCCCACTGCTGCCTCGAAGGGGACCTGATGGTCTTCGACGAAGCGGTCTCGGAGGACTCGGCTGGCTGTACCCGCCACAAGTCGCTGTCGGCCATGGACATCGTGCATGGCGCCTTGGACCTCGCGGGGTTCATCCCGGTGCTGGGAGCCATTCCCGATGGGGTGAACGCCGGCATCTATGCGTTGGAGGGTGATTGGGCCAACGCGGGGCTCTCGGCGGTGGCCATGGTGCCCGCCTGGGGAGATGGCGTGAAGCTGGGGGCCATCGCGGGCAAGGGGGCCATCAAGGTCTCGGAGAAGGCGGCCTTCCGGCTCGGCGAGGAAGGCATCGCCAAGGGCCTGAAGGAGGTCAAGGCCGCGAGCCAGGCGGAGAAGGCCGCCGTGGAGGCCACGCAAGGCGCGGCCAAGACGGAGAAGACCGTCGGCAAGGAAGCCGCCGCCCAGGCCGAGAAGAAGGAGGCCAAGGAGGCCGCCCAGGCGGAACAGGCAGGGAAGGATTCCAAGAAGAAGAAGGACAAGGGCTCGGGAGGGAAATGGACCTGCTACGGCCACAGCGCCGTCTTGCAGATCCCCAGCGCATTGCCTGAGAACAAGTGTCCCTACGATGGCACCTACGTCGACGGCCCTCCCGTGAGCGCCGCCAGCGAGGACGCCGCGTGCCTCGCCGCCAAGCATGCGTTCAATGCGATGATGCCGCGTGGCTGCCGCCCCAAGCACCTTGCGTGCAGGTGTTCGAAGCGATGAAACCCGACCGCGAACTCGCCAAGAAGTTGGACGCCATCGTCCAGGGAACCCTCGTCGATGGGCGGGCCCAGACCGAAGCGCTCGTGGCCTCCGTCGTCAGCGCGGGAGGGACATCGGAGCAGGAGCTCATCAGGATGTTGGGGGACTCAAGCCTCGACCCCGAGCTTCGCGCGGACATCTGTTGGTTGATTCCGCGGCTGGAGCTCGACGGGGCGGAGAAGCTGCTCGAACCACTCATGGCCGAGCCCTCGGACAAGCTCCGGGAGGAGGCCGCGGTGGGACTGGGGCTCGTCGCGCAAGACACCTCCATCGAGGTCCTGCTGAAGGCGATGGAGCAGGATGCCTCCCGGTCCGTCCGGCGGGCCGCGCTTCACGCGTTGGGCATCTTCAGTCCACCTCGGGCCGCGCCCCACGTGATGAAGCTCCTGCTGGACCCAAACGAAGACGAGGAGACGAGGGCGGACGCCGCGGAGGCCCTGGCCCACTTCAGACATGAGGGCATCGTGGAGGTCCTCATCGACCAGCTCCGGGACGCGTCCGCGAAGGTGCGCTACTCGGCGGCCTACTCGCTCGGGCAACAGGGTGATGGAACGGCCATCGAGCCGCTGCGCGAGATCTCTTTGAGAGACCATGCCGCCACACCGTGGGGCAGTGTCTCATCTAGCGCACGGAACGCCCTCGATGAGCTGGAGCGCCGCGACGCCTGAGGCGCGTCAGGGGGTGCTCGAAGCCTGGACGACCAGGGCATCCAGCTCGATGACATCGCCCACGGAACCTTCGTCGCCCGTTACTTCCACGGACATCCGCTCTGTTCCTTCCGGAGCCGTCAGCTCCAGCGTGGTCCGCACCCACTAACCGGAGAGCACCGGGCTGGAGAGCGTCTGCGCCTGCAACTCCCGGCCGTCCGAGTCACGCCAGCTGACCTTCATCCGTGCGCCCCCACCGAGCGCCCGGGGTCCCTCGTGCCCAGAAGGAAGCACGGTGCGCCCCCGGCGATGCGCCAAACCCCGGCCAGTTGTCCAAGTGGACACCCCAGCCATACGGCTCCGTCACCTCCACGCGCAGGACGGATTCCCTACGGCCAGCCCATCCCTGACTTTCGTTAGGCGCTGTTGGAGACCACAAACCCACTCCACGCACTTCAGCGCGGACGCAGTGCACGACTCGTCTGATGCCAACGCCGTTTAGGCACCGAAACTCCCCGTCGCTGCAGATCTTCATGAATCGCCTTCTTAATTCTCCTCTGCACAACACTCCCTCCATATCCTCGAAATTTCTCAATCTCCAAATCCCACTGTTCCTCCGCCAAACTGCCCGCCGAGTTCATCAAATAGATCGCCTTTGGCGGCGAATCGCCAACACGCAGAAAGAGCCCATTCGAAGCATCCTTCACTACCAAGAACGAATATCCACCTCCGCTTCGAACCGGGTTGCCCTCCAAATCAAGCAGCAACCTACACACCTCCTCGAACACAGCCCCACCCACCGAAAGACTCCGCTCGGCAAACTCATTCGCTCTCTCCAACCACTCAGCAGCCCCAACCCTCCCGCTCATATAAAAAGAATACGACTTCACCATGCCCCCATCAGACATATGCCAACTGCCATTATAAAATTCACAATAATAATACTCACCATCACGGATGGGACTATCATCATACCGAGCCAAGTCGACATCAGACCTAACGTGTTCTTGGGCCGGACCAACAACATACACCAACCAGCGCCCTCTCATCTCACCACTGGTCTGCAGCGGCACACCCTGAGCATCCCGCACAGGGCGGATCGTGTATTCCAATCCTAGCCGACCCGCACCAGCCCCCAACTCGGGAAACCGAACGTCATAGTGACTTTCATGCGCCATAAACTCTTCAAAGCGACGAATTCTCGA
The sequence above is drawn from the Myxococcus fulvus genome and encodes:
- a CDS encoding HEAT repeat domain-containing protein, whose amino-acid sequence is MKPDRELAKKLDAIVQGTLVDGRAQTEALVASVVSAGGTSEQELIRMLGDSSLDPELRADICWLIPRLELDGAEKLLEPLMAEPSDKLREEAAVGLGLVAQDTSIEVLLKAMEQDASRSVRRAALHALGIFSPPRAAPHVMKLLLDPNEDEETRADAAEALAHFRHEGIVEVLIDQLRDASAKVRYSAAYSLGQQGDGTAIEPLREISLRDHAATPWGSVSSSARNALDELERRDA
- a CDS encoding eCIS core domain-containing protein — protein: MRMHTRKAQDPVRSSAPRPMARVGKGLVGRRSTFTENDAEHVASAPLGTWSIGDIPLFPPTAPQTKLAIGEAHGPLEREADRVADQVLRMPERVGPVGTSPLQLSRKCTSCEEEDTIQTMSAGARPSNWSRDTVSDVLRSPGQPLDAQTRAFFEPRFGHDFSSVRLHTDTRAAQSARSLNAHAYTVGHDVVFGRGQFAPGTHEGRRLLAHELTHVVQQSGARGLRSGSHQDTPRVSAGGASNTLMKKGFESTVQVCHRVLESRKFEVTNGGLRIVLLPQAVDRDVPNCRDFDYHVTLTRSVDWGFDKEIGTCEATTGGPRTFSFGNLSSGTYYLTVWRNFDHPHCCLEGDLMVFDEAVSEDSAGCTRHKSLSAMDIVHGALDLAGFIPVLGAIPDGVNAGIYALEGDWANAGLSAVAMVPAWGDGVKLGAIAGKGAIKVSEKAAFRLGEEGIAKGLKEVKAASQAEKAAVEATQGAAKTEKTVGKEAAAQAEKKEAKEAAQAEQAGKDSKKKKDKGSGGKWTCYGHSAVLQIPSALPENKCPYDGTYVDGPPVSAASEDAACLAAKHAFNAMMPRGCRPKHLACRCSKR
- a CDS encoding AlbA family DNA-binding domain-containing protein: MVLRIVKREDVPSLSSPETDVLDWKKEVDPSRRQELAKDIAAMANTSGGSIVVGVKEGGASVRAALCPLSRDQALRLATAYEQVARDCISPPVKVDVATIELEFDGSGKWILAVNVSATEAIFCAVRKMNEVPGQGGEQGWIIPKRVASQTKFLTPADAQLGTVEKLRSATHRTLELIEAWQDDVEAKSRIRRFEEFMAHESHYDVRFPELGAGAGRLGLEYTIRPVRDAQGVPLQTSGEMRGRWLVYVVGPAQEHVRSDVDLARYDDSPIRDGEYYYCEFYNGSWHMSDGGMVKSYSFYMSGRVGAAEWLERANEFAERSLSVGGAVFEEVCRLLLDLEGNPVRSGGGYSFLVVKDASNGLFLRVGDSPPKAIYLMNSAGSLAEEQWDLEIEKFRGYGGSVVQRRIKKAIHEDLQRRGVSVPKRRWHQTSRALRPR